A stretch of DNA from Equus asinus isolate D_3611 breed Donkey chromosome 20, EquAss-T2T_v2, whole genome shotgun sequence:
TTAACCTTTAACAGGAAGGTTGGAGTTTCAGAAAACAATTGACATAGATAGGGTCTCTTGGAACAAGATAAcactaaaaagcaaaactcatCACATCTGAGTTTTCGAGAATAAAGTACAATATCTATTACATAGGAATTTGGTATATCATAATGCTGCCTGAGTAAGGAATGGTTTATTAAATCATCGTTTCAACTGATAACTCATTTGCAAACCTATATTTACATCAAGGTACAATTTAAAATTCTTAGCTCACACTGTGAACACCGCCaccaacaaaaacaaatggaCAATGGGGAAATAACTGAGATCTAAAATGGAACGTTAGCAACAGTGATAAAATGCTATGAAATTAAATTACCTCACTGTTATTTTCTAGTAATTTAAAACCCCTTTACCTCAATTCCTTCAACTGCAAAATTGATTATGATTTACCCCACTGATTTGCTCTGGAAATTAATAGCAAGAATCAACACCAAGTGCTTCCAAGGTGACTGGCAGTCGATAGGCATCTGACAAATACAAACTAAGTATcctttttatgattattattgttatgaTTGTTACTGTAATGTTTGTTGTATTATTAATGATAATagtataaacattaaaaataaattccacccatttggggaaaatgtttttataatcaaattgtgtgcatgtttataacagctttattcaaaatcaaaactataaaacattaaaatgtcaAGGAActgatgacagaggaaagagtttGCTGTATGTGTTATGCGTAGGTGTATGGGACAGGattcaacaatgaaaataaactgtGGGTACAAACAGCAACAAGAATGAATCTCAACAGCCTTATTGCAAGTGAAAGAACCCAGACATAAAAGATTACATgatttatgatttaatttatatggCCTTCTCTTAAGTACAAAACTGTATGACGGAaatcagattagtggttgccaggaatttGGGGTTGTGGGAGGAGCCTGACCACAAAGATGTAAAAGGGCAGTTTGGGGGGCAATGGAAATACTCTAtacttgattgtggtggtgattgCAATGactgcaaatatttttcaaagctcATCAAATGATGAGCATGTGCATATAAGCAGAATGAATTACTGTTTGTAATTATACCTCAGAAATTTGCCTTAAATGTATCAAGTAGATTATGTAAATATCATTGCAGCAATAATATTTTGAGGAAACATACACATACCAACAAATTCAAATGCGTGCTGTATACTATCATCCATAATTTAATTTggtgatttttccatttttatttattatataaatgctTTATGATGGTTGCATAACCATTTAATAAACTTCATACTAAAAAATACAAAGGGAaggtagaaaagaaagagctCTGCAATGATTTGAAACTAAGAGAGTATATCCAGATCCTATCACCTACTACCTCCTAAAAATTTGACATATAATTTaacttttgtgcatttttaactACCCATGTatgtattagaaaataataactaCCACAGAGTCTTGATAGGGTGATAAATTAGAAACATATTTACAGGATTTGACCAAAATAAGACTGTATGCtcccacttctttttttctttttcaaactgaGGCAAGGGATTTAAATGAGATATGAACTCATAGGAAACATATTCAAATGGTTTTCAAAAAATAGCTGCTAAATGTATTATTATTTGGATAAACAAACTAATCACAAAAAgtctatttctttctattttggcAATTATTGGTTGTCTATATCTCCAGTTCAATTAATGTTCATTAGATAGGAGTGGAGAAAGATCATTTGGCTCGTGGGCAACCTAGCATCAAgattagttttttgttgttttattactttttaaatgctCCGAATAGTCCAATCTCTCTATGATGCTTACTCCATTACATGACTGTGTGGCTAATCTAGATAGCAGGTATGATGGCTAAACAATAAACAGGAGTGTAGCCCAGAGTAGTGAAAATGGACTAACACAATTATTGATCCATTAGTAATTACTTGAAGATTTTAACCAGCAAAATTTACTTTTTCCATAATGGGTAGATCCCAAGCTATCTTCACTCAACTGGccataataaaatatgaattttaaaaggtAACCTCCCTCATAAATTAATATGACTTTCAgccatttatatatgtattttctgaTTGATAAAATTGATCACAATATAACCCATGTCAATTTCACTGACTTGTGATTGTTGTGAAAAAAATAGAAGGTATTTGTAACATGTAAAACATTATACAAATAGAAGTCATTAAATATGTGAGTAATTATTTACTGACTCTCACCCTTTTGAGcttcatttgttgatttttacaTACATTCACGTTGATCTCAAGACTTACATTCCTTTCAAGCAGAACAATCTCTGGACTCTCCTTCGTATTTGCTGAGTCTTGATACTATAAATAATGGGGTTCATCAAGGGTGGAAAAAGGATATAGATGTTGCCCATGAGGACATGAACCAATGGTGAGAGATGTCTCCCAAAGCGATGCACCATGGTCAGACCAATGATCGGGATGTAGAAAACCAAAACAGCACAGATGTGAGACACACAGGTCTGTAAGGACTTGATTCTTTCCTCTCGTGATGCAATAGCTAAGACTGCATGCAAGATCATGATATAGGAGATAAGTATGAGCACTGCATCCAACAACAGGTTGCTGATCACCAGGGCCAGACCATAGATGCTGTTGAAGCGGATGCCTGAACAGGCCATTCGAATTAAGTCTTGATGCAGGCAGAAAGAGTGAGAAAGGATGTGGGGACGACAATAATTTAAGAACTTTAGGCGAATGATGACTGGAGGTATGAGCAAAGAACTCCTACATAAGATCGTCACAccaattttcataattttgtcaCTAGTTAGGATGGAGGAGTAGCGCAGTGGGTTACAAATGGCAATGTAGCGGTCAAAAGCCATAGCGAGGAGGACAGAGGACTCCATGAAGGACAAACCATGGATGAAATAGGACTGGGAAATGCAGGAATCCAGGCTGATGTCTTGAATAAATCCCCACAAGACTCCCAGTACCGTGTATATGGTGGACAGTCCCATGCACAGGTCTGTGAAAGCCAGCATGGCCAGAAAGTAGAACATGGGCTGGTGCAGGCTCGACTCAGTCCGGATCACATGGAGCACCATGCAGTTTCCCAGGAAAATCATAGCATAGATGGAGGAGAAAGGGATGGAGAGCCAGAAGTAGTCAACTTCTAAGCCAGGAAAACCAGTGAGAATAAATCTGGAACTATTGAAATTTAAGGTAGAGATAGCAGACATTAATACaggattaaaaatatttctagagaGATGTTGCAAATTAGATCAGTTTATGATCCCTTCATTTCTAGTGCTGTTTGcttttgagaagaaaatataatataatacaatttCCTTTAGTATTATAAACTTAACCAAATAGAGACCTGATTCTTCATATTTTAGGGCAAAAAACATCATCTAGAAATAGATTTTTCAGTACTAGCTGCTAGGGATGCCAGAAAACTAGGGAGTTTTATGCGGAAACAGTAATGTTAATGGGCACAGGGGACTTGAATTTGGGGCTGGACTTCTGAGAATCTCTGTTTATCTCTAAAGGAAGATAATGTATGATCACAGGTGTGTACTGCTTCCATGGCTGGCAGCATCCTCAGGAAAATGTGAAATGCATGGGTAATTTTTCTCTTGGGTACCACAGCTGTTCGTTTCACTAATTGCAAAGGATCATAAGATCTCAAAGGAAATGAACTGGTTAAGGTAATCTTTAAACTTTGTTGAACATTAAAGTTACCTAACAGACACCAAACAAACTAAGTGGAATCAGAACTTTTTTGCACATCCCACATTGTTTGGCATCCCTCTCAATTATTTACCTTTGgacaattatttaattatttcagttttactttttctctatagtctatatttttcttctctattttcgtACATCTCTATACTGTACCCTATTTCTACCTTTTCTGACTCTCAAAATATTTAACCTCTTCCATCtttctatataaaataaatagcatgCATTTTAAACTGGAAAGTGCTAATCCAATATTTGATGTAGGATAACAGCCAGGAATAGAATGGATATATTGGTTGTAGATATTTATCCAACTTTCGAAAATACTATCAAAGTGTCTCCAAATCAACTCTACCATTTGACATTctgaccagcagtgtatgagaattatAAGTCTTCCACAACCTGACCAATTCTTGATATAGCCAGAtttcttatttctgtgttttcttttgttttgttatattaataggtgtgtagtgatgtatcattgtggttttcatttgtacTTCCCATATGAAAAATACTGTTTTCCCATCTTTctatatgcttatttgtcatatATTCATCTTCTTGGTAAAGTGCCTATTCAgataaatttctcttttgtgataaggttgttttcttcttgttgaatttggagagttctttgtatattttaattacaaaaccCTTAGCAGATATGAGATTTGCAGATAGTTATTTTCAGTTTGTAAATTgtccttcctttctcttaacAGTGACTTTTGCAAagcaaagttgttttttttttctaatttttatagatccaatttatctttttttcttttaggatttaTGCTATTATTTTATACCTATAAATTCATTGTTAAACCCAAGATCACATGATTTTCTcatatgctttcttctagaagttttacattttacttttaggtctatgattcatttggagttattttttatataagGTGTCaagattattttttgtcttctggtAGCGTTTTTTGAAAAGACTCTTTGTTTTCAATTCAGTTGTCTTTAAACTTTTGCCAAAAACCTTCTGAATGTATTGTGTACCTGACATTATTCACAGATTCTATATTTGCAAATTCACCTACTCactgaaatttatttgtaatctCAAAATTCATATTCAGAGCTTTTGTGGCCATTTGTGGACATGCACAGAATGGCAAAAAATATTTCTCCTGATATGCATGTTCACAACTGAGGTCAATAAAGGTGGTactcttctttcttgtttcagGTCTCATACCTTAAACTATTGTCCtcatggtctatttagtgccatgttttaaacatttttgtatgtTTGGTGGTAGTTGTGCTTTTTGAAATGGCCCCCAGGCATAGTACTGAAGTGTTGTGTTCCTAAGCTCAAAAAGGCTATCAAGGACCTTACAGAGAAAATGCATGTGTTAGATTAGCTTCCTTCAGGCATGATTTATAGTGCTGCTATACATGAGATTGTTGTTTATGAATCAACAACACAGTAcatccagagaaaggaagagacaattTCCTGATATGTATCTGAGGACTCTCTGAGAAGCGCTAAAGTAACATCTGTAGTGTGTGAGGAAGTTATGGAAAAGATGGAAAAGCAGCTGAATTTGTAGATTTATGAGATGACTTCAGACAAAAACTGCATAGTGGATGTCACTGTTCTGAGGCTGAAAGCCAAAGAAATTTATGATCACAATGACCAGCATTAAGAACATGCTAATCCTTCTCAGGTAGTGCTGGCTAGCTCACATGCTTCAAAGGAAGACATGGCAGGGAAAATGTTAAACTTTAGGCAGGGCAGGTTCTAAAGATCAGGGAGCTGggggagaaattttttttaaatagctgcaAAATATTATAGAGGAAAAGAGTTTGTGCATGTACAGGTTTTCAACACTGGTGAGACTGGCTTGTTTTATGGGGACACTGGCAAGTGGAACTATAGACTACAACAGCATTTCTATTAGATGCTACTAAATGCAAAATGCTGTTAAATGCAAAAATGGTGTGACCCAGGCTTGCAGAAACCTAACCTTACATTTTCCCTAGCAGTAGTTGTTCTGTATTCTCTAATTCAGCATTTATGGCAACTTTACAGAAGACAACTACCATGAATTAATGAGAATTACCTGTGTAAGTGTGTACTTAAGGTATCCGATATACGTAGATAGTTAGAGAAATAACTACAGATGTAATACTCGAGCTCAGTTGTCTGGGCTGGGACCACTGAGCTGACTCGAGCTCAGTTCTCAGTTCTCAGTTCTCTGAGAGCCTGGACCATTGATTCTCCAATAGAAATGACCCATGTAGAATGCAAATCTTAGTCTCTCAGTAGTAACCTGTATGAAAAGGAGATTTAGTTTCTTGGAAAAATGGATGATTACATGGCCAGGCTGGTGAAAGTACATTGAACATACTGTTGCaccaaaaaggaatgaaatgctaCAGGAACGATAATAAGTGCTAAAAGAATGATAGTACATATCAAAAAGACGCAAAAGCCAAATTATGTTGCTCTCATGGGCCAAATCTGGAGCAGATTGAACATTAAAAAAGTGATagtaagggggctggcctggtggcacagtggttaagttcacatgttccacttcagtggcctggggttcgccggttcggatcctggatgcggacatggcaccacttggcatgccatgctgtggtaggcatcccacatataaagtagaggaagatgggcactgatgttagctcagggccagtcttcctcagcaaaaagaggaggattggcagaagatgttagctcaaggctaatcttcctcaaaaaaaaaaaaaatgatagcgACTGATAaccataataaaatatgaaacaatgACAATTATAATATTTCCATAGTTCCAAAGTCTCTCCCACAAAACACACAATAAAtgccaaagaaaaatatataactttataGTGACCAATCCTGACATACCCCACCTTAATAAATAATCACAGTGACCATCATCAGTAATGGGACAAACTCAAACGACACAAAATTTAAGAACAAAGCCTTGCTTCCATGACATTCCTGCATAATCTGAATCCAACCATGAGGATGAATCAAACAAACCTAAATGAGGGGCATTCTATAAAATATTggtctgtatttttcaaaattttaaatatcgtACAAATCAAGGAAAGTTTGCAGAACTTGCAGAGggaaagagattaaaaagacaGGGTTACTAATGTATACATCATCCTGAATTAGATATTTTTTCTATCAAGTTAATGGTACAACTGGAGAAAGTTATCTGGGTTCTAAAAAGTTGATTGTAGTAATGTGTCAATATTAACTTCACGATTTGATGATTGTATTATAGTTATGTAGGAGACTATCTTTGTAGAAAACACCCACTAAAGGATTTGGGAGTAATGGAGCATCAGGTAGGAAACATTCTCAAATGATTGAGGAAAAATATTCTTCATGCTATATTTGAAACTGTTCcataaaaaaaagtttgttgaacatgtttcaaaggaaaaagaaatgaaatttgaataaaatagttatctataattttatatatagcacTTTATAATTATACGtatgaagaggagaaaatattttaaatatttcacagatAAATACATAATTAACTATGTACAACTAACACATAAGTGAATGTTTTAGCAATATCGTATGtgtcatttttataatatttttatgaaaccTTTCTATTTACTGCTCTTATATTACACCTGTCATGAAGGAGACACATTTCTCTGGAGTTCAGAACAGGGAGAAAGTTTGAGGaattcagtgaaaaataaaagtttacttAAGTGGAGAACAATAAATAAATCTTATCTAAACATTTCTGTTGATTTCAGACTGAAATGGACACAAAAATTCTTCAGATTTCCCATTGGTGTTTCCTTTTCCCATTGGGTGTTTACTTCTTACCTTCCTCTTTTGATTAAGTATTGAATTTTCAGTCAATGCCATGAGTCACCCTCCCTCTAAGATTAGAAAAGATTTGTGGACTCTGGGGAAAATGCTGCCATTTATCCATTCCTCACAATCCCAGGAAACTGCTGGTCTGGAAGAACCAGGAAGAATCTTTCACTTGAATCATCTTCCAAGAGAGAATAGTGCTCTCCCTGGAGCCCGGGTTCACCAGCTCACACAAtcctcttcattccttcctcatAACTCTCAGCGTTCTGACGCCCTGTACACAAGGACTAGGGAAGGAGAGAGCGTTCAGAGGTTACTCAGGAGCAGAGCAGGAGCAGCCTTATGCTCTCAATAACTTTAGTCACTGTCACCTGGTGTGTGTGGTGCAAGTGGCTGGGAGAGACTAAAAGGGAAGGAAGTTAATGATCTAATTTGCCTGAAATGGTCAGGACGTTGATTTGATTCTATAACCTCTGAGACCTGATATGAAGGAGACTTCCTGTGAAATCATTTTGTGCTATAGTTACTCCTACACACTTACTTCCCTTGGATTCTACAGTTAACTTTACGTGTGCTATATTCTGAGTGGATGTGCAATATTTCACTGTCTTCAAAAACAGCAGACAGTGTAAACAAAACTGTGGATTAATATTTATCTAATCTAGGAAATCACCTTCAAATATTCATGTCTACTTATTCTTCTTCTGTTATTAACTCCTCGATATTTATTCTCACAGGGTTCCATGGCCTAGACCAGTACTATCTCTGGTTTTCAATACCCTTCTCCTCCATCTATGCTATGGTTTTCCTGGGAAACTGCATGGTGCTCCATGTGATCCGGACTGAGTCAAGCCTTCACCAGCCCATGTTCTATTTTCTGGCCATGCTGGCCCTCACCGACCTGTGCATGGGGCTGTCCACAGTGCACACGGTACTGGGGATCCTCTGGGGGCTCAGCCGGGAGATTGGTTTGGATACTTGCATTTCACAGACTTATTTTATTCATGGACTTTCCTGCACAGAGTCTGGAGTCCTTCTTGCCATGGCTTTTGATCGCTTTATAGCAATTTGCAATCCTTTGAGATATACTTCCATCCTGACTAATAATAGAGTCATTCATTTTATGGTGACCATTTTGATGAGAAGTGCTTTGTCCATGCTTCCTATCATTATTCGTTTGAAATTCTTCCCTTACTGCCATCCCCACatcctctctcactctttctgccTTCACCATGACCTACTCCGGCTGGCCTGTTCTGACATCTGCTTCAACAGCTTCTATGCCCTGGCTCTGGTGATTTGTACCGTGTTGTTGGATGCTGTCCTCATTCTCATCTCATATGTTTTTATCTTGCATATACGGTGCTGGCAATTGCATCCCGGGAGGAGAGGTTCAAGTCCTTGCAGACCTGTGTTTCCCACATCTGTGCTGTCCTAATTTTTTATATTCCCATCATTGGTCTCACCATGGTGCACCGCTTTGGAAAGCATCTCTCACCTTTGGTTCATGTCCTTATGGGCAATGTCTATATTCTCTTTCTACCCCTGATGAATCCGATCATCTACAGTGTAAAGACCCAGCAGATCCGAAGCAGGATGAAGAAGTGGTTTTCCCTGAAAATGGGGTGAAACCCTCAGGTTTTATCAGTAAGAGTATTTTAAGGTCAAAATAATAATGCTAGTCCCCATGTGTGCAGCAAGATATGATTTGAATAAtactttctataattttttattcttttgtgaagACTTGAATATCAAAAAAGTTAATTGGCTTTCTAAATGCCAGAGACATAATAGAACTAAGATTTGCCAATACACATTCCAGAAAAGATttctgaaactttgctgtaggaTAATTATAGCATGACAATAAGTGTCTTCACATATTATTGACATATTCTTGCAGCATGGTTGCCATATGAAAATTGTGTTACCCTGAATTCATCATCAATATTATCATTCTATTTTGACACACTTCTACCTAAAATTTTTGAAACTTATCTATTGTTTAGATAGTTCAAGTTATAACCCTTAAATCAAAATATATGATACAGTGAAATTAGACTTTCCTCCCTACAGGTGAGGTGAGTAACATCTGAAGCTATGATGCTGAGCCTCCCTctactgtattcttttttaatgGGGGTCCATTAAAGGGACTTTTGATAAATAGATTTATAATCCTTCTAatccaaagatttttttcttaatttctttcctttccattaaGTTGTAACCTTATGCCATATAAATTTTTCATTCTACATCTTTTCCACTGAATATTATAGCATTAGGATTTCTTTATAGCATTTCAAGTTCTTCATAAAGTCCACAGGAACAGAATTTAGATTAGAAACAATTGTAAAAGCACAGTTGAGAAGTGATGGTGGCATCTCTTAGGATAATGGTTGTGAGAAGGGAAATATaatgagaatatttttttaaaaaaaaataagtgattcAAATAAagttatttgaataatttttagaatatatGAACACACCATAATAACTGATTGTGGGTTGGTGAATAGAGTGGTTTCATAGTTGATGctcaggtttctggtttgtgaaaTTGAATTGATTGTATATCATTCAATGAGGTAGTGATAAAGTAAGAGTTTTGTTTACACAAGAAGATAGTAGAACCTACTTTAAACACATTGAGTTTGAGGTATCTGTGGGACATTTATAAAAATCCACTGAAAATATTGAGTAAGTACCCCCAGGGCTTCAGGCCCAGTACTGGACACTGCTGAAGTACAGGAAAAGAACAGGGAGCCAAAAGAGGACTTTGCCTGCAGTATACCAGGTGATTCAGACAAACATTACTAGGTATACATCTACATTTACAATTTGGCAAATGCCACTTTTAACAAATAAAGAGTGCAGGGGCTGCCCCacgggtgagtggttaagttcgcatactctgcttcagcagactAGGTTGccctggttctgatcctgggtgaggacctgcatactgctcatcaagtcatgctgtggtggcatcccacaaagaagaactagaatgatttccaaataggatatacaacaatgtactggggctttgaggaggaaaaaaaaaaaagagttagattggcaacagatgttagcttagggccaatcttccaacaaaaaaaaaagttcattgaCAGCCAAACAGAGATACTCTAATCAAGTAGAGGAATTGAGTAATGACTTCCCTGAGAAAGTGATATGTAGTTGAGGTTTAAAGACTGAAGGTAAATAACCTGGTGAAGATAAAAGAGGAGGAATTTTCTGGCAAAATAAAAGAcgaaaaagaaaagttgagacTACATTGGACTGTATAAAGCATAGGTGAATAAGTGAAACTCCAGGTGGAAAAGTTGCAAAGCAGACAAGAACAAGGTTGTATAAGATAAGATTTTAATGTAGTTTTCATTCTTAGGGCAATGTGGAGCTCCTAATGAATTGCAATTAGAATGGTGAAAAGACCAAACATATGATTTAAGAACATCAGTCTTGCTGCAGAAGTAATAAAAAGGACAAGCATTGGCAACAGAAGACTAGATAAAGGAGTGTTAACAAAAGAATACAGAAGTATTtgagcagatgtcagctcagtgattTGTAAGAAATGGATGCATATGAGATATATTTAATAGGTGGGATCAAAAGATTTGGTGATTTATTGGCTACGAGGGGTAAAAATAAGGAGGTGCCAATTATGCTTAGATTTTTGGAAGGAGAAACTACAGAGATCATATAGAATGTACTGAGATAAGGAAGGTATTAATAAGATTTGTTTTAgacatgttcttttttatttattagttcttcCAAAGATACATTTAAGAAGAGAAGTTCAGCCTTGGGTTTGATGTATGTATCAGGGCTCTGTTGAGAACAGTGGACTTGGATAATGAATTTGGAAGTGATGGTCATAAACATGGTATTTGAGGTCATAAGGTTAGATGACTTGATCAAGTAAATGATATCATATGGGTATATTAAAAAATTTGAACATTAAAATAAGGTATAGTAGGGGCCAGGCTGGTCGTGCAATGGGTAAGTTCAGTGtggtccactttggtggcctgggtttcatgggttcagatcctgggcacagacctacactactcatctagccatactgtggcagcatcccatatacaaaacagaggaagatgggcacagatgtttgctcagggctggtcttactcgagcaaaaaaagaagattggcaacaggtgctagctcagggccaatcttccccactaaaaataaataaataaataaataaataaaataaagtacaatAAAATCGCCAAAAACAGTCTGAAAAGGAAGCAATGAAAATATGAGGGAAGCATAATGTCAATGATTCCAaacaaaaagatgttttaaagagGGGAATGAGTATGTCAAAATCATGTGAGAATGACTTAGATTGGATACAAAATACtactaattttagaaaaaaaaatcatgaacagTATTTGTGAAATGGTGGAACtggaatcaatattttaaaagttcatgaAGGAAAGTTGAATTGGTAGGTGAAAATAAAATGGATGTATTTTGTTTGGAGAATTTGGCCATAGAGGGTAGAACATAAAAAGTATAGTAGTCAGAGGGTGATCAAgagccctcccttccttccttcatccttccttttttcctcccttccttcctccttttttccctccttttttgtttccttctctccttctattcctccctcccaccttccctttcttccttcctttatccTTCCCTCTCTTTCGCCGTCCTCTTTCcctgtccctctctccttctccctctctctttttgtttttatttgtacaaCAGATACACGATTAAACCTTAATTGTATttcctttcattgttttcttgttattgttgtGTTAAGATATCTGCCTCCCAAAGATAAATGTTCCTGAGAAATTAACCATTCAGGATCATTTCCTAATGGTCACAGGACAAAAAAGTAAATACCTTGCGTAGGTAATTACCATCTTCTACCTATGAGCTTCTGCCTTGATGCCATCAGAAACAATTAATAACTCATTAATGGGGCCACAAAGAGAAATATTACTAAATTAGTTTTGAAAGTGTATAGACTttgagtttcattctttttgcatCTCCCTGCTTCCTGAAAGTAAAGGCTTTTCTCCTTGACACGAGGGACAGTGGAAAAGTAAATTCATGATCCAAAAATGATAACCATGAGGTTGCTGATCACTTATATTTACAatgtaatttatctttttctattttactgactattttaaactttttgattttaaagtaatttcagacttacttttcagaaaatgtataaaaatttaaaaaaaggatttctgTATACCCATCACTTAGATTCCttaaacatttgttttatatCTGCCTCCTTTCATTGGTTTTTCCTGTGAAGTATAACAATagttatctataaatattttggagAGCACTTCATAAACATAGGGCAAATCTCTTACACGAATTTGTCTCActtttcattttaagattttCAAAGCCCTAAGACATAGGAAAGCAGCACATCATGGAATTAAGTGGTTTTTTTGTtcatgaaatttatttaaatatgattaACACACCATAGACTTTAcccattttcagtttattttcagaattgtacaaacatcaccacaatttaattttgaaaatcctaatcaccccaaaaagaaatcttgtaCCTGTTTAGAGACATTCTCTATTCCCACTCCCTATCCTAGGCAACCACTtatctactctctgtctccacagattttccaatctggatatttcatagaaatagaataaatagtAGACGTGTTCTTTTGTGTCTAACTTCTTtgagcataatgcttttgagattcgtccatgttgtagcacatattagtagtgcttcatt
This window harbors:
- the LOC106830366 gene encoding olfactory receptor 51V1-like — protein: MSAISTLNFNSSRFILTGFPGLEVDYFWLSIPFSSIYAMIFLGNCMVLHVIRTESSLHQPMFYFLAMLAFTDLCMGLSTIYTVLGVLWGFIQDISLDSCISQSYFIHGLSFMESSVLLAMAFDRYIAICNPLRYSSILTSDKIMKIGVTILCRSSLLIPPVIIRLKFLNYCRPHILSHSFCLHQDLIRMACSGIRFNSIYGLALVISNLLLDAVLILISYIMILHAVLAIASREERIKSLQTCVSHICAVLVFYIPIIGLTMVHRFGRHLSPLVHVLMGNIYILFPPLMNPIIYSIKTQQIRRRVQRLFCLKGM